From the genome of Streptomyces sp. NBC_00659, one region includes:
- a CDS encoding DUF4328 domain-containing protein — protein MTSTALKAPRTLARCAQTAIGVAAVADVFRATALREHRLHPSDASSESGSASLVFVYLMTLAIVLFLAWLARARRNAESLSPSSPVPTAGWTIGAWFAPVANLYAPRQSVLDIGRASSPAWEQKRDVRLVTLWWAAWIGHGLAILTTTYVAQGSMALLVTAESLMIAAAVLLGLVIERITALQSAALRPTVPVEPLPLG, from the coding sequence ATGACGAGTACCGCCCTCAAGGCTCCCCGGACGCTTGCCCGCTGTGCGCAGACGGCGATCGGGGTCGCCGCCGTGGCGGACGTGTTCCGGGCGACAGCGCTCCGGGAGCACCGCCTGCACCCCTCGGACGCGTCCTCGGAGTCGGGATCGGCCTCCTTGGTCTTCGTCTACCTGATGACCCTCGCCATCGTGCTGTTCCTCGCATGGCTCGCCCGGGCCCGGCGCAACGCCGAGTCGCTGTCCCCCTCGAGCCCGGTCCCGACCGCGGGCTGGACGATCGGCGCCTGGTTCGCCCCGGTGGCCAACCTCTACGCACCGCGCCAGTCGGTCCTCGACATCGGGCGCGCGAGTTCCCCGGCGTGGGAGCAGAAGCGAGACGTCCGGCTGGTGACTCTGTGGTGGGCCGCCTGGATCGGGCACGGGCTGGCGATCCTGACGACGACCTACGTGGCCCAGGGGTCGATGGCCCTGCTCGTGACGGCCGAGTCCCTCATGATCGCGGCGGCCGTACTGCTGGGACTCGTCATCGAGCGCATCACGGCACTCCAGAGCGCCGCACTCCGCCCCACCGTTCCCGTCGAACCCCTCCCCCTGGGGTGA
- a CDS encoding PepSY-associated TM helix domain-containing protein — translation MSVNSDAPDLPAPSEEVTDIPESEDTAAVVSRPARQPSGFGPLMARLHFYAGVLVAPFLLVAAVTGLLYTFTPQLDSFVYDKELTVAHTADTSRPLAEQVDAARASHPKGTLVAVRPGAGEETTQVDFALPELGERAHTVYVDPYTGKVTGQLTTWYGSTPLKTWLDDLHRNLHLGTIGRYYSEIAASWLWVLVLGGLVLWWRRQRRNRTARRLLLPDLAAKKGVRRTRSWHAATGVWLAVGLLALSATGLTWSRFAGAHFGEALDALRSGTPGVSTALPGASADGQGGHHHSGGSGSHATQGVDPKAIDGVLAAARRDGVSGPVAIGVPQDHTTAWTVSQTRNLWPVGRDSVAVDASSEKVVDRVDFADWPVLAKLTRWGIGAHMGTLFGLVNQILLAVLAIGLTCMILWGYRMWWQRRPVRDGHRALLGTPPARGAWRAIPYGALAAGVVAVIALGWALPLFGVPLAAFLAADLVVGAVRRRWPVTPPTAGSGAEG, via the coding sequence TTGTCCGTCAACTCCGATGCCCCCGACCTGCCCGCCCCGAGCGAGGAGGTCACCGACATACCCGAGAGCGAAGACACCGCGGCCGTTGTATCGAGACCGGCGCGACAGCCCTCGGGCTTCGGGCCGTTGATGGCGCGACTGCATTTCTACGCCGGAGTCCTGGTGGCACCCTTCCTCCTCGTCGCGGCGGTGACCGGCCTGCTCTACACCTTCACGCCTCAACTGGACTCGTTCGTCTACGACAAGGAGCTCACCGTCGCGCACACGGCCGACACCTCCCGGCCCCTGGCCGAGCAGGTGGACGCCGCGCGGGCCAGTCACCCGAAGGGCACGCTCGTCGCCGTCCGCCCGGGAGCCGGGGAGGAGACGACGCAGGTGGACTTCGCGCTGCCCGAACTGGGCGAGCGGGCGCACACCGTCTACGTCGACCCGTACACGGGCAAGGTCACCGGACAGCTGACCACCTGGTACGGATCCACGCCCCTGAAGACATGGCTGGACGACCTGCACCGCAACCTGCATCTCGGCACGATCGGCCGGTACTACTCGGAGATCGCGGCGAGCTGGCTGTGGGTCCTCGTCCTCGGCGGCCTGGTCCTCTGGTGGCGCCGACAGCGCCGCAACCGGACCGCCCGACGTCTGCTGCTGCCCGACCTCGCCGCCAAGAAGGGCGTACGCCGCACCCGTAGCTGGCACGCGGCGACGGGTGTGTGGCTCGCCGTCGGTCTGCTGGCCCTCTCCGCGACCGGCCTGACCTGGTCCCGTTTCGCGGGGGCCCACTTCGGTGAGGCCCTGGACGCGCTGCGTTCCGGCACGCCCGGTGTGTCCACCGCTCTGCCCGGCGCGTCCGCCGACGGCCAGGGCGGCCACCACCACAGCGGCGGGAGCGGCTCGCACGCCACGCAGGGCGTGGACCCGAAGGCGATCGACGGGGTTCTTGCCGCGGCCCGGCGCGACGGCGTCTCGGGCCCCGTGGCCATCGGCGTGCCTCAGGACCACACCACCGCCTGGACCGTGTCGCAGACCCGCAATCTCTGGCCGGTCGGACGCGACAGCGTCGCCGTCGACGCCTCGAGCGAGAAGGTGGTCGACCGGGTGGACTTCGCCGACTGGCCTGTCCTGGCCAAGCTGACGCGTTGGGGCATCGGCGCCCACATGGGCACCCTGTTCGGCCTCGTCAACCAGATCCTGCTGGCGGTGCTGGCCATCGGCCTGACCTGCATGATCCTCTGGGGCTACCGCATGTGGTGGCAGCGCCGTCCCGTCCGCGACGGCCACCGTGCCCTGCTCGGCACCCCGCCGGCCCGCGGTGCCTGGCGCGCAATTCCGTACGGGGCACTGGCGGCCGGCGTCGTGGCCGTCATCGCGCTCGGCTGGGCGCTCCCCCTCTTCGGCGTACCCCTCGCCGCGTTCCTGGCCGCCGACCTCGTCGTGGGTGCCGTGCGGCGCCGCTGGCCGGTGACGCCGCCCACGGCCGGATCCGGCGCCGAGGGCTGA
- a CDS encoding glycoside hydrolase family 19 protein, which yields MSQRRMPAVLAALLIGTTAPLLLPATSASAASCASYPSWAAGTSYATGNVVRYTDGKTYIAEHDNPGYDPTISTWYWDPYSCDSGPTNPSGGSCSIYPDWVAGRSYVTGNIVRYTDGKAYIAEHDNPGYDPVISTWFWEPYACDGGSTNPSDGFVVSEAQFNQMFPSRNSFYTYNGLKAALSSFPGFANSGSDTVKKQEAAAFLANVNHETGGLVYVVEQNTANYSHYCDWSQPYGCPAGQSAYYGRGPIQLSWNFNYKAAGDALGIDLLGNPNLVQTDAAVAWKTGLWYWNTQSGPGTMTPHNAMVNSAGFGQTIRSINGSLECDGRNPAQVQSRVDAYQRFTSILGVTPGANLYC from the coding sequence GTGTCACAACGCCGCATGCCTGCCGTCCTGGCCGCGCTCCTGATCGGAACCACCGCGCCGCTGCTGCTCCCGGCCACGAGCGCCTCCGCCGCCTCCTGCGCGAGTTACCCGAGTTGGGCCGCCGGCACGTCCTACGCCACCGGCAACGTCGTCCGGTACACGGACGGCAAGACCTACATCGCCGAACACGACAACCCTGGCTACGACCCCACCATCAGCACCTGGTACTGGGACCCCTACTCCTGCGACAGCGGCCCGACGAACCCGTCCGGCGGGTCCTGTTCGATCTACCCGGACTGGGTCGCCGGCAGGTCCTACGTCACCGGCAACATCGTCCGGTACACGGACGGCAAGGCCTACATCGCGGAGCACGACAACCCGGGGTACGACCCCGTCATCAGCACCTGGTTCTGGGAGCCGTACGCCTGTGACGGCGGCTCGACCAACCCCTCCGACGGCTTCGTCGTGAGCGAGGCGCAGTTCAACCAGATGTTCCCGAGCCGGAATTCCTTCTACACCTACAACGGCCTCAAGGCCGCCCTGAGTTCGTTCCCCGGCTTCGCCAACAGCGGCAGTGACACCGTCAAGAAGCAGGAAGCCGCGGCGTTCCTCGCCAACGTGAACCACGAGACCGGCGGTCTGGTCTACGTGGTGGAGCAGAACACCGCCAACTACTCGCACTACTGCGACTGGAGCCAGCCCTACGGCTGCCCGGCCGGCCAGTCGGCGTACTACGGGCGCGGGCCGATCCAGCTCAGCTGGAACTTCAACTACAAGGCCGCGGGTGACGCGCTCGGCATCGACCTGCTGGGCAACCCCAACCTCGTGCAGACCGACGCCGCCGTCGCCTGGAAGACCGGCCTCTGGTACTGGAACACGCAGTCGGGCCCCGGCACCATGACCCCCCACAACGCGATGGTCAACAGCGCCGGATTCGGCCAGACCATCCGCAGCATCAACGGCTCGCTGGAGTGCGACGGCAGGAACCCCGCACAGGTGCAGAGCCGCGTCGACGCGTACCAGCGCTTCACATCGATCCTCGGCGTCACGCCGGGAGCCAACCTCTACTGCTGA
- a CDS encoding MFS transporter, which yields MSHTQQAASPRSSGHTGIVLVLGLAAMVVSMMQTLVVPILGMIQSDLNAGTASVSWVTTATLLSAAVFTPLLGRFGDQHGKKPTLVGVLVVMIAGSVLAATTTSLTWLIVGRVMQGAATAIFPLALSVLREEIAPEKLHGAMALVSGTLAFGSGLALVGAGLLTQGSHPDYHRPFWLAVVLAVVALVGVLFMVPASRTKTGGRTDWLGALTLGMLLVLLLLPISQGHEWGWTSARTLGTFAAAVVMAGVWVFTENRVKEPMVDMKMFVHRPVLFTNLAGLLLGFAMFTQFIGVSYLVQMPDDLVGYGFGASVLAASVVYLLPTTLVSLVGAQFGGVLVRRLGARVTLAAGACFGVLGFTWLTAAHDTSASVIGAGMLIGLAISFGYASMPALIVAGVPAHQTGIANGINSISRSVGSAVASAVITSLLASKSVPLPAGMPVLPQESQFTLSFAIAGGAFVLVVVVALVGLKAAHAPRTPVVRKSAAPETTELAAAGAEATSV from the coding sequence GTGTCTCACACACAGCAAGCGGCGTCGCCGAGGTCCTCCGGGCACACCGGGATCGTCCTGGTGCTCGGGCTCGCCGCCATGGTCGTCTCGATGATGCAGACTCTGGTCGTCCCGATCCTGGGGATGATCCAGAGCGACCTGAACGCCGGCACGGCGAGTGTCAGCTGGGTGACCACCGCCACCCTGCTGTCCGCCGCCGTGTTCACCCCGCTCCTCGGCCGCTTCGGTGACCAGCACGGCAAGAAGCCCACGCTCGTCGGTGTGCTGGTCGTGATGATCGCCGGGTCGGTGCTCGCCGCCACGACGACCTCGCTGACCTGGCTGATCGTCGGGCGGGTGATGCAGGGGGCGGCCACCGCGATCTTCCCGCTCGCCCTCTCCGTACTGCGTGAGGAGATCGCGCCGGAGAAGCTGCACGGAGCGATGGCCCTGGTCAGCGGCACGCTCGCGTTCGGCAGCGGACTCGCTCTGGTCGGCGCGGGCCTCCTCACCCAGGGTTCCCACCCCGACTATCACCGGCCCTTCTGGCTGGCGGTCGTCCTCGCCGTGGTGGCGCTGGTGGGCGTGCTGTTCATGGTGCCCGCTTCCCGGACGAAGACGGGTGGACGGACGGACTGGCTGGGCGCGCTGACCCTCGGCATGCTGCTGGTGCTCCTCCTGCTGCCCATCTCGCAGGGGCACGAGTGGGGCTGGACGTCCGCCCGAACGCTCGGCACGTTCGCCGCGGCGGTCGTCATGGCGGGTGTGTGGGTGTTCACCGAGAACCGGGTCAAGGAACCGATGGTGGACATGAAGATGTTCGTCCACCGGCCCGTTCTCTTCACCAACCTGGCGGGGCTGCTGCTGGGATTCGCGATGTTCACCCAGTTCATCGGCGTCTCCTACCTCGTGCAGATGCCCGATGACCTGGTCGGTTACGGCTTCGGCGCCTCGGTGCTCGCCGCGTCCGTCGTCTATCTGCTGCCGACCACGCTGGTCTCCCTGGTCGGCGCCCAGTTCGGCGGGGTGCTGGTGCGCAGGCTCGGCGCCCGCGTCACGCTGGCCGCCGGGGCCTGCTTCGGAGTGCTCGGCTTCACCTGGCTGACCGCCGCGCACGACACCAGTGCCTCGGTCATCGGCGCGGGCATGCTCATCGGTCTGGCGATCAGCTTCGGTTACGCCTCCATGCCCGCCCTCATCGTCGCCGGCGTCCCGGCCCACCAGACCGGTATCGCCAACGGCATCAACTCCATCTCCCGCTCCGTCGGCAGCGCCGTCGCGAGCGCGGTGATCACATCGCTCCTGGCGTCGAAGTCCGTACCGCTGCCGGCCGGCATGCCTGTCCTCCCCCAGGAGAGCCAGTTCACGCTGAGCTTCGCCATCGCCGGAGGGGCGTTCGTCCTGGTCGTCGTCGTCGCCCTCGTCGGCCTCAAGGCGGCACACGCGCCGCGCAC
- a CDS encoding RNA polymerase sigma factor SigF, with translation MTCTVTTQRRRHDDAPETDAAFSHLSGLPDGRERQALRDEIVEAWMPMAERIAGKYRGRGESVEDLTQVAALGLVKAVDRYDPGRGNAFESYAVPTIVGEIKRHFRDHMWAVHVPRRVQEARNKVRGAVKDLAPTNSDRQPGVAEIAEYAQLSEDDVRAGLEALDSFATVSLDARLTEGDHGYSLADALGEPDTGFDLVVDREALKPALARLPERERTILYLRFFRDMTQTCIAERLGVSQMHVSRLLSSCCASLREEVLADASGAGHSPRP, from the coding sequence ATGACCTGCACTGTCACCACACAACGTCGTCGGCACGACGACGCCCCCGAAACCGACGCGGCCTTCTCGCACCTCTCGGGACTCCCGGACGGGCGCGAGCGGCAGGCCCTGCGCGACGAGATCGTCGAAGCCTGGATGCCGATGGCGGAGCGTATCGCCGGCAAGTACCGCGGGAGGGGTGAATCCGTCGAGGATCTGACCCAGGTCGCCGCTCTGGGCCTGGTGAAGGCCGTGGACCGGTACGACCCCGGGCGGGGCAACGCCTTCGAGAGCTATGCGGTCCCGACCATCGTCGGTGAGATCAAACGTCACTTCCGCGACCACATGTGGGCCGTGCACGTGCCACGCCGAGTCCAGGAAGCGCGCAACAAGGTCCGAGGGGCCGTGAAGGACCTGGCGCCGACGAACTCGGACCGACAGCCCGGCGTCGCCGAGATAGCCGAGTACGCGCAGCTGAGCGAGGACGACGTACGCGCGGGCCTGGAGGCCCTGGACAGTTTCGCGACCGTGTCGCTGGACGCCCGGCTCACCGAAGGCGACCACGGATACTCCCTGGCGGACGCGCTGGGGGAGCCCGACACCGGCTTCGACCTCGTCGTGGACCGAGAGGCCCTGAAGCCCGCCCTGGCCAGGCTGCCCGAACGCGAGCGGACGATCCTGTACCTGCGGTTCTTCCGTGACATGACGCAGACCTGTATCGCCGAGCGGCTGGGCGTCTCGCAGATGCACGTCTCGCGCCTGCTCAGCAGCTGCTGTGCCTCCCTGCGCGAGGAGGTGCTCGCGGACGCGTCCGGGGCCGGACATTCCCCCCGCCCGTGA
- a CDS encoding DUF2231 domain-containing protein yields MNAYDPDTSLDTRTILASDGVSARWLTGLARIERSEAADPVIQKLQRGIRSLPLGAARDLLHGRPLGHPAHPVLVQVPIGCWLSAAVMDVMPAGQRAATTLTAVGLAGVAPAAISGWVDWADLPPEQARVGLAHAVVNVATVVLFTASLTARLRHRTARGRLWSLGGLAAVAVTGALGGHVAYRQAVGAWPAA; encoded by the coding sequence ATGAACGCATACGATCCGGACACTTCCCTGGATACTCGGACGATTTTGGCGTCGGACGGCGTCTCGGCCCGATGGCTGACCGGACTGGCCCGCATCGAGCGGTCGGAGGCGGCGGACCCCGTGATCCAGAAGTTGCAGCGGGGAATCCGCTCGCTGCCGCTGGGCGCGGCCCGCGATCTGCTGCACGGCAGGCCACTGGGCCATCCCGCACATCCCGTCCTGGTGCAGGTCCCGATCGGCTGCTGGCTCTCGGCCGCCGTCATGGACGTCATGCCTGCGGGGCAGCGCGCCGCGACGACTCTGACAGCCGTCGGACTGGCCGGGGTCGCCCCGGCGGCGATCAGCGGGTGGGTCGACTGGGCGGACCTGCCGCCCGAGCAGGCACGCGTCGGACTGGCCCACGCCGTCGTGAACGTGGCCACGGTGGTCCTCTTCACCGCCTCCCTGACAGCGCGGCTCCGCCACCGCACGGCGAGGGGGAGACTGTGGTCGCTGGGCGGACTGGCGGCGGTCGCCGTCACCGGGGCGCTGGGCGGGCACGTGGCCTACCGGCAGGCCGTGGGCGCGTGGCCGGCGGCATAG
- a CDS encoding MarR family winged helix-turn-helix transcriptional regulator, with product MTGTSGVDTDQLMELLSVSLGAYYGDFTVAAASENLTASQGKTLNVLRRGPAAMRALATILTCDASNMTGIIDRLEKRGLVRREPSATDRRVKNVVLTAEGERVIDVIRAKMNTTRAGLDRLSEEERDTLYALLERAFTTQPAPLRPSA from the coding sequence ATGACAGGAACCAGCGGTGTGGACACGGACCAGCTCATGGAGCTCCTGTCGGTATCGCTGGGGGCCTACTACGGCGACTTCACGGTGGCCGCGGCGAGCGAGAACCTCACCGCCAGCCAGGGCAAGACGCTCAACGTGCTGCGCCGGGGTCCGGCCGCGATGCGCGCCCTCGCCACCATCCTGACCTGCGACGCCTCCAATATGACGGGGATCATCGACCGGCTGGAGAAGCGCGGTCTGGTACGGCGCGAGCCCAGCGCCACCGACCGGCGCGTCAAGAACGTCGTCCTCACCGCCGAGGGCGAACGCGTCATCGATGTGATCCGCGCGAAGATGAACACCACGCGCGCCGGCCTGGACAGGCTCAGCGAGGAGGAGCGGGACACCCTCTACGCCCTCCTGGAACGCGCCTTCACCACACAGCCCGCCCCTCTCCGACCGAGCGCCTGA